Within Immundisolibacter sp., the genomic segment GGACGCACGGCGCGCGCCGGCGCGGCGGGCGAGGCGATCTCGCTGGTATGCGCGGACGAGGCGGTCCAGCTGAACGCCATCGAGACCCTGATCGGCAAACTGCTGCAGCGCCGGGAAATCCAGGGCTTCGAGCCCAAGCACGCGGTGCCCATCACTGGCCCCAACAAGCGTCCGCCCAGCCTGAAAGCGATGAGAAACGCCGGGAATAAAACGGGCGTCAAGAAAAAACGCGTGCGCGCCCCAAAGGGTGCTCCGGCCAGCAAGAAAAAACCCGGCGGCAAAAAGCCCGGTCCCAGGGGTCCATTGGGCCAGACGCTGGGCCAGAAGCAATGGATTCCGAAGCGGCACACCGTGGAGCCAACCGGCTAAGGAAGCGCAGCATAAATCCGTCCTGGATTTCTCAGCGCCCGGTTCACGGAAGCTGGTACCGGATTATGATTCAGGAGGGCCGTATGCCCTTTGCGCGCCAGGCACCTCAACCGGGAGAAAGACCATGTTCGACCGTCGCCACGCCCTACGGATCAGTTGCATCGTTACCCTCCTGCTGGCCGCTGCAAACGCCGCGGCAGGGCTGCCTGCTGATGAGCAGGCTGCCGTCTTCAAGGCCGCGGGTTTCGAGCGCGGTGCCGACGGCCGCTACATCCGCTGCCAGGAGGAAACACCGACCGCCTCCTACACCCCGGGGGCGATTGAGGAAGTGGACGTCAACGGCGACGGCCAGGCCGAGGCTTTGGTCACCGAGGGCAGCATGTTCTGCTACGGCTCACCGCATACGTTCTTCGGCCTGGTCGCCAAGGGTGCCGGTGGCTGGAAGTTGTTACTCGACGATGTGGGCATACCGGTGGTGCTGGAAACCCGGCACGGCGGCTGGGTGGACATCGAGGTCGGCGGCCCCGGGTTCGGGAAGTTCCCGGTCTGGCAGTGGGACGGCAGCGCCTACCAGCGCGTCACGCCAGCACAGTAATCGCGTTCCACGGGGTGGGCCGACCAAGCGCCGGCCGCCCCGCGTGCAGGCTTCCGGCACAGCGGCGGGCGCCGAATATCGACCGCGGATTGTCGCCGGATACGCTGCGCCCCTACACTGGCTGCACAACAACCCGAGGAGATGCCCCGTGAAGATTGACTGCTTTACCCACGTCATGCCGCAGCCGTACATCGACCGCTTCAGCAAGGCGGTCACCGGCTTTTATCTGGGCGACCTGCCGGCCAAGATTCCGGAGATGGTGGACCTGACGCCGCGCCTGGCGATGATGGACCGTCTCGGCATCGACCAGCAGGTGCTGACCATTGCCACACCACCGATCGAGGAAGTGGTGCAAGACCCCAAGCTGGCGGCCGAGCTTGCCACCGTCGCCAACGACGCCATCGCCGAGATGGCCGCCACGCGGCCGGATCGTTTTCTGGCCGTGGGCACCATTGCCATGAACAACATGGACGCGGCGCTGCGCGAGGCCGAGCGGGCGGTGAAGCAGCTTGGCATGAAGGGCATCCTGATCTACAGCAACTGCCAGGGCCGGGCCATCGACGCCGCCGAGTTCATGCCGTTTTATGCCCTGATGGCCGAGCTGGACCTGCCGATCTGGCTGCACCCGGCGCGCACCCCCATGCGCCCGGACTACGTGGACGAAGACAAGTCGATGTACGCCATGTGGCAGATCTTCGGCTGGCCCTTCGAGACCAGCATGGCGATGACCCGGCTGATTTTTTCCGGTGTGCTGGATCGCCATCCGGACCTGAAGATCATCACCCACCACGCCGGGGCCATGATTCCGTATTTCGACAAGCGCATCGAGTACGTGTACCCGCTGTTCGAGACACTCGGCCAGATGGGCGACGCTCTGGAACGCCTGCAAAAACCGCTGATCGAGTATTACCGCATGTTCTACAACGACACCGCGTTAATGGGCTCGATCGGCGGCATGCACGCAGCCTATGCGTTCTTTGGCGCCGACAAGCTGCTGTTTGGCACCGACACGCCATTCGATACCAAGGGCGGCGCGCTGTTTACCAGCGAAACCGTGCTCAGCATTGACGCACTGGCCATTCCGCCGGCCGAGAAAGCTGCCATCTACGCCGGCAACTTGAAGCGCCTGCTGAAGCTCTGACGCTCACCGCGAAATGCCCGGGCCGCAGCGATGCGCCCCGGGCCGGGCAAATCCGGCGAACCGCGCAGGCCCGGCGGGCGGGAATACCGCCAGCCCACCGGAAATGCATCAATGGGCGGCGGCCGGAAAACCGAACAGGGCGGCGACGTTGTCGTAGACGATCTTTTGCGTTTCAGCCGGCGGGCAATCGACAAAATCGCGCGCCACCTGGCGCCGCGAAAACGGCCACACGCCTTCGGTATGCGGGTAATCCGAGCCCCACATGATGTTGTTGATGCCAACGATGTCCCGCGTCCGCACACCGGCGCGGTCGTCCTCGAAGGTGGCGTAGAAATTGCGGTGGAAGTAATTGCTGGGCGCTTCTTCCAGGCGTGGCTTCATCCAGCCCTTGTGGTCGTTCCACCAGTGGTCCATCAGGTCGAGCACGGCGGCAATCCAGCCGATGCCGCCTTCCACCAGGGACCATTTCATATTCGGGAAACGCATCGGCGCGCCGCCCCAGATGACCAGATTCAGCGGCTCGGCGAGCTGCTGGAACTTGCCGCCGCAGATCAGTGAGCCGCTGGCGCCGGGGCCGCGGACATGCGCCGGGAAACTGGTCCCGCCCAGGTGAAAGGTGGCCACCACGCCCATCTCCTGCAAGCGTGCCCACAGCGTGTCCCACACCGGCTGGTTGTACGGCTGCTCGTTGTTGGTGGCCGGCAGCATGACCGCCGCCAGGCCCAGCTTGCCCATGGCGCGCTCGGCCTCGGCCACCGCCCACTCGATAGGCCCTTTGTTGGGAATCATGGCGGCGCCCTTCAGGCGCGTGGGATGCGCCGCACAAAACTCGGACAGCCAGTCGTTATAGGCGCGGCACACGGCGTACAGGTACTCAGCATCCGGTGTTTCGCACACGAACAGCCCCACGCCGGGGTAGATCACCTCGCCGGACAC encodes:
- a CDS encoding amidohydrolase family protein; its protein translation is MSEPLYQGPMLSADSHVVEPRDLWLKRIDAKWRDRAPRIESLEGLGDCMLVEGIKPRPLAFEGPMIDLKARGVEIPKITDFRYEDTRPGGWDPDERMKDQDVDGVSGEVIYPGVGLFVCETPDAEYLYAVCRAYNDWLSEFCAAHPTRLKGAAMIPNKGPIEWAVAEAERAMGKLGLAAVMLPATNNEQPYNQPVWDTLWARLQEMGVVATFHLGGTSFPAHVRGPGASGSLICGGKFQQLAEPLNLVIWGGAPMRFPNMKWSLVEGGIGWIAAVLDLMDHWWNDHKGWMKPRLEEAPSNYFHRNFYATFEDDRAGVRTRDIVGINNIMWGSDYPHTEGVWPFSRRQVARDFVDCPPAETQKIVYDNVAALFGFPAAAH
- a CDS encoding amidohydrolase family protein; this encodes MKIDCFTHVMPQPYIDRFSKAVTGFYLGDLPAKIPEMVDLTPRLAMMDRLGIDQQVLTIATPPIEEVVQDPKLAAELATVANDAIAEMAATRPDRFLAVGTIAMNNMDAALREAERAVKQLGMKGILIYSNCQGRAIDAAEFMPFYALMAELDLPIWLHPARTPMRPDYVDEDKSMYAMWQIFGWPFETSMAMTRLIFSGVLDRHPDLKIITHHAGAMIPYFDKRIEYVYPLFETLGQMGDALERLQKPLIEYYRMFYNDTALMGSIGGMHAAYAFFGADKLLFGTDTPFDTKGGALFTSETVLSIDALAIPPAEKAAIYAGNLKRLLKL